The DNA sequence CCAACCATCAAACCAGTATTGCGGCGGGTTACTATTTTAGCGGTTATCGGTGCGGTAGCTACAGGTGGGATTCTGTACGCTGTTTCACGTTTGCAGATTGGACAAAGTCCTGCGCCTGCTCCTACAGTTAGCGTCCCGCAAGCGCAAGTAGTGACAGCATTAGGACGTTTGGAACCATACCAAGAAGTCATTCAACTATCTGCACCCGTTTCATCGGAAGGTAGCCGTGTTGATGAATTACTGGTGAAAAAAGGAGATAAAGTCAGCAAAGGACAAGTCGTAGCAATTTTAGATAGTCGCGATCGCCTCCTGACAGCGTTAGAACAAGCACAGCAACAAGTTAAAGTTGCCCAAACACGTTTAGCACAAGTGAAAGCAGGTGCAAAAACTGGGGAAATTAACGCCCAAACCTCCACAATTTCACGAATTGAAGTAGAAAAGCAAGAAGAAACTAAAGCACAACGAGCAACAATTGCTCGGATAGAAGCTGAAGTTAGTAATGCTCAACTTGAATATCAACGGTATCAAAAATTATATCAAGAAGGGGCGATTTCTACATCAGAACGTGACAGCAAACAGTTAACTCTACAAACTGTGCAGCAGCAACTTAGTGAGGCACAAGCAAATTTAAATCGCATTACCAGAGGTAGACAAGAACAAGTTGATGAAGCAAAAGCAACATTAGATCGCATTGCTGAAATTCGTCCTGTCGATGTTGCAGCAGCACAAGCAGAGGTTGATAGTGCAATTGTCGCAGTGAAGCAAGCGCAAGCAAATTTAGATTTAGCATACGTGCGATCGCCCAGAGATGGACAAATTATCAATATTCATACTTGGTCGGGTGAAATTGTTGGCAATGATGGCATTGTTGATATCGGGCAAACCAATCAAATGTATGTTGTTGCAGAGGTTTATGAAAGCGATATTCAAAAAGTTCGTCTCGGTCAAAAAGTCACAATTACGAGTTCTGCTTTTCCTGAAGAATTACAAGGAAAAGTTGAGGAAATTGGTCTAGAAATTGGCAAAAAAGATGTTTTAGATACCGATCCAACAGCAAACATTGATTCGAGAGTTGTTGAGGTGAAAGTTCGTCTCAATCCTGAAGCTAGTCAGCAAGTTTCTGGTTTAACTAATTTGCAGGTGAAGTCTGTTATTAAGATATAAGGTCATTGGTAATAGGTAATTGGTAAAAATATTACTTTTACTTTGAGGCTTAAATAATGAAACGTAAAACTCCGTTAGCTTGGTTGCAGGTGAGTCGTGAAAGAACGCGATTATTGATTGCAATGGCGGGAATTGCTTTTGCTGATATGTTAATGTTTTTGCAAATGGGTTTTCAAGATGCACTTTATGATAGCAACACGCGCATGCATCGCAGTATGCGGGCTGATTTGGTTTTAGTCAGTCCGCAAGCACAAAATATAGTTAATCTGTCAACATTTCCGCGCAGTCGGTTGTATCAGACAATGAACTTTGCTGGTGTTGAATCGGCTGTACCTTTGTATGCTGAAACGGCTAATTGGAAAGTTCCGCAAACACGCCTCAATAGTGCTGTGTTAGTTTTGGCTTTTAATCCAGATGCATCAGCTTTTAGCTTACCAGGAGTTGAACAGAATCTCGATCGCATTAAACTTCCTGATACTTTTTTATTTGATAGTGGTTCTAGAGGAGAATACGATCAGACACTCGCACAACTAAAACAAAATCAGTCGGTATTTACAGAATTTAGCGATCGCAAGATCGAAATTGATGGGTTATTCAATGTCGGTGCTTCGTTTGCTGCGGATGGAAATTTAATTACAAGTGACTTGAATTTCTTTCGGATTTTTCCTAAACGGACAGCCGCAGAAGTTAGTGTAGGGTTAGTGATATTGAAGCCAGGTAACGATCCACAGCAAGTTGCTGCTGTTTTAAAGGCTGGATTACCTAATGATGTTAAAGTTCTGACACAAGAAGAGTTTGTTGAAACTGAGAAAACATATTGGGCTAATAATACACCAATTGGCTTTATTTTTAGTTTAGGCACTGCGATCGGATTTATAGTCGGTGTTGTCATTGTCTATCAAATTCTGTATAGCGATGTTTCAGATCATTTAGCTGAGTATGCAACGCTTAAAGCAATGGGATATCAAGATATCTATTTACTTGGCGTCGTTTTTCAAGAAGCTATCATTCTCGCAATTCTAGGATTTATTCCTGGATACATGATTTCTGTAGGACTTTATAGCTTAACGAGAAGTGCAACAAATTTACCATTATTTATGACACTTGCGAGAGCAATTTCAGTTTTTTTCTTAACTATTGTTATGTGTCTTGCTTCTGGAGGAATTGCAATGCGAAAACTTCGCGCTGCCGATCCAGCAGATATTTTCTAGAAACTACTAAAAAAATATGCAGCGACCTGTAATTAGTATTCAAAATCTCAATCATTACTTTGGGCAAGGACAGCTACGTAAACAAGTACTGTTTGATGTTAATTTAGAAATTTCTCCTGGTGAAATTGTCATTATGACAGGACCATCAGGTTCAGGAAAAACAACGTTATTGAGTTTGATCGGTGGCTTAAGATCTGCTCAATCAGGTAGTTTGCAAGTATTGAATCAGGAATTATGTGGTGCTAACAAAAGTCAGTTAGTACAAGTGCGACGCAATATTGGATATATTTTTCAAGCACATAATTTATTAAAGTTTTTGACAGCACAGCAAAATGTGCAAATGTCAATTGAATTACAAGAAGTTTCTTATCAAGAAGTACGAGAAAAATCCGCAGCAATACTTGAGGCTGTGGGGTTAGGAAACCGAGTAAATTACTATCCTGAAGATTTATCAGGGGGGCAAAAACAACGAGTTGCGATCGCACGGGCTTTAGTAAGTCGTCCTCAATTAGTTTTAGCTGATGAACCAACTGCGGCTTTAGATAGTAAATCAGGGCGAGATGTTGTTGAACTTATGCAACAATTAGCAAAAGAACAAGGAACGACAATTTTATTAGTGACTCACGATAACCGCATTTTAGATATTGCAGATCGCATCGTGCATATGGAAGACGGACAATTAGCTCAAAATACCAAACTTGCAGCAGTAGTTTAAGATGACTAACGTAACGAAAGGTGCAGTTGTTATTACAGGTGCATCTACAGGGATTGGTGCAGCGTGTGCTATACGTCTAGATCAGCTAGGGTTTCAAGTCTTTGCTGGCGTACGCAAAGAAGCTGATGCACAAGCTTTGCAACAAACAGCCTCGCCAAAGTTAACGCCGATTTTTTTAGATGTAAGTGATCTTGACTCAATTGCAGCCTCTGTTGAGAATGTGGCGATCGCTGTAGAAAATTCCGCATTAATTGGATTAGTCAACAATGCAGGTATCGCTGTTGCAGCGCCTTTAGAATTTATCCCAATCACTGAATTTCGCAGACAACTAGAAGTCAATACCACTGCACAACTTGCAGTTACTCAAGCTTTTCTCCCGCTATTACGATCAGCAAGGGGACGAATTGTGAATATGGGTTCGATTACCGGAAGAAGCGCAACGCCGTTTCTCGGCGCTTACAGTGCATCCAAATTCGCGCTAGAAGCTTTGACTGATGCATTGCGTCTTGAGTTACGCCCGTGGGGAATCTGGGTGGCGATTATTGAGCCTGGCGCGATTGCAACTCCAATTTGGCAAAAATCTTTAGCTCAAGCCGATATCTTACAACAAAATTTACCATATTCAGCCCATGAACTCTACGGTCGGGCAATGGATACAGCAAGTAAAGGCGCAGCGAATCTTGCGCAAAAGGGAATTTCGCCTGATCAAGTCGCCCAGGCTGTTGTTCGCGCACTAACAGCAAAAAGACCAAAAACTCGCTATCTTGTTGGGCAAGACGCCAGAATCAGGGCAATGTTGAAATTCTTACCAGATCGGATCGTTGATGAAATTACTGCTAAAGCAATGAATCTTCAGTAGCGGGTCTACAATTGTTTACGTTTACATACTACGACAGGAAGACTACACCTAAGTGGTTTCCCAAAAAATCTTAAAAACCATCTACAAAGTAATATCCTATAAGCCGAAAAGCTTATAAAAGCTAAAAGATGAGTAGTGGAGCAAACTTTGGGCTGATTGGGATATTATTGATGATTGAGTAAGGATTATGAACTGTTGTTAGAAGTAAGTGAATCTTTAATCTACGCTGCTATGGTGC is a window from the Gloeocapsopsis sp. IPPAS B-1203 genome containing:
- a CDS encoding ABC exporter membrane fusion protein, with the protein product MFQSSVSEKPTIKPVLRRVTILAVIGAVATGGILYAVSRLQIGQSPAPAPTVSVPQAQVVTALGRLEPYQEVIQLSAPVSSEGSRVDELLVKKGDKVSKGQVVAILDSRDRLLTALEQAQQQVKVAQTRLAQVKAGAKTGEINAQTSTISRIEVEKQEETKAQRATIARIEAEVSNAQLEYQRYQKLYQEGAISTSERDSKQLTLQTVQQQLSEAQANLNRITRGRQEQVDEAKATLDRIAEIRPVDVAAAQAEVDSAIVAVKQAQANLDLAYVRSPRDGQIINIHTWSGEIVGNDGIVDIGQTNQMYVVAEVYESDIQKVRLGQKVTITSSAFPEELQGKVEEIGLEIGKKDVLDTDPTANIDSRVVEVKVRLNPEASQQVSGLTNLQVKSVIKI
- a CDS encoding DevA family ABC transporter ATP-binding protein, which produces MQRPVISIQNLNHYFGQGQLRKQVLFDVNLEISPGEIVIMTGPSGSGKTTLLSLIGGLRSAQSGSLQVLNQELCGANKSQLVQVRRNIGYIFQAHNLLKFLTAQQNVQMSIELQEVSYQEVREKSAAILEAVGLGNRVNYYPEDLSGGQKQRVAIARALVSRPQLVLADEPTAALDSKSGRDVVELMQQLAKEQGTTILLVTHDNRILDIADRIVHMEDGQLAQNTKLAAVV
- a CDS encoding SDR family oxidoreductase, producing the protein MTNVTKGAVVITGASTGIGAACAIRLDQLGFQVFAGVRKEADAQALQQTASPKLTPIFLDVSDLDSIAASVENVAIAVENSALIGLVNNAGIAVAAPLEFIPITEFRRQLEVNTTAQLAVTQAFLPLLRSARGRIVNMGSITGRSATPFLGAYSASKFALEALTDALRLELRPWGIWVAIIEPGAIATPIWQKSLAQADILQQNLPYSAHELYGRAMDTASKGAANLAQKGISPDQVAQAVVRALTAKRPKTRYLVGQDARIRAMLKFLPDRIVDEITAKAMNLQ
- the devC gene encoding ABC transporter permease DevC; the encoded protein is MKRKTPLAWLQVSRERTRLLIAMAGIAFADMLMFLQMGFQDALYDSNTRMHRSMRADLVLVSPQAQNIVNLSTFPRSRLYQTMNFAGVESAVPLYAETANWKVPQTRLNSAVLVLAFNPDASAFSLPGVEQNLDRIKLPDTFLFDSGSRGEYDQTLAQLKQNQSVFTEFSDRKIEIDGLFNVGASFAADGNLITSDLNFFRIFPKRTAAEVSVGLVILKPGNDPQQVAAVLKAGLPNDVKVLTQEEFVETEKTYWANNTPIGFIFSLGTAIGFIVGVVIVYQILYSDVSDHLAEYATLKAMGYQDIYLLGVVFQEAIILAILGFIPGYMISVGLYSLTRSATNLPLFMTLARAISVFFLTIVMCLASGGIAMRKLRAADPADIF